One Cryobacterium psychrophilum DNA segment encodes these proteins:
- a CDS encoding 3-oxoacyl-ACP synthase III, which produces MDGNATSTHHNVALLSVVSTLATRITTSKEIDSQLQPVLRRLRLPSGLLQRVAGVQERRNWAEGETFDDAAVSAGKRALREAGIEPGQVGLLINTSVTRKHLEPSVAVRIHHGLGLPSSAINFDIANACLGFVNGMTLAAQLIDSGQIKYAVVIDGEDADEIQVNTIERLGREGINRKDFMSEFASLTLGSGAAAAVLGPLDAHPGGHRILGGVTRAATQFNDLCVGSVDGMFTDAKALLKGGMELVVSAWTAARRDWNWANMDRYIVHQVSDVHTNALVKATGLDRSKVPLTYPTLGNVGPASIPITLAQEASRLQPGNRVLLMGVGSGLNTAMMEILW; this is translated from the coding sequence TTGGATGGAAATGCAACGTCGACGCACCACAACGTCGCCCTGTTGTCGGTTGTCAGCACTCTTGCCACCCGCATAACGACCTCAAAGGAAATCGACAGCCAGTTGCAGCCCGTGCTGCGGCGCCTGCGGCTGCCGAGCGGCCTGCTGCAGCGTGTGGCCGGAGTGCAGGAACGACGCAACTGGGCGGAGGGCGAAACCTTCGACGATGCCGCCGTTTCGGCCGGCAAGCGCGCGCTGCGCGAGGCGGGGATCGAGCCGGGTCAGGTGGGTCTGCTGATCAACACCTCGGTGACGCGCAAGCACCTCGAACCCTCGGTTGCCGTGCGCATCCACCACGGGCTCGGCTTGCCCTCCTCCGCCATCAACTTCGACATTGCCAATGCCTGCCTCGGATTCGTGAACGGCATGACGCTCGCGGCTCAACTCATTGACTCAGGGCAGATCAAGTACGCCGTGGTCATCGACGGCGAGGACGCCGACGAGATCCAGGTCAACACGATCGAACGCCTCGGCCGCGAGGGCATCAATCGCAAGGACTTCATGAGCGAGTTCGCGAGCCTCACGCTTGGTAGCGGTGCCGCGGCGGCCGTGCTCGGGCCGCTCGACGCCCACCCCGGTGGTCACCGCATCCTCGGCGGCGTCACGCGCGCCGCCACGCAGTTCAACGACCTCTGCGTCGGCAGCGTCGATGGCATGTTCACCGACGCGAAGGCGCTGCTCAAGGGAGGCATGGAACTGGTGGTGTCGGCCTGGACTGCCGCCCGCCGCGACTGGAACTGGGCGAACATGGACCGGTACATCGTGCATCAGGTCTCTGACGTGCACACGAACGCGCTCGTGAAGGCCACCGGCCTCGACCGCTCGAAGGTGCCGCTGACGTACCCGACCCTCGGTAACGTGGGCCCGGCATCGATCCCGATCACCCTGGCCCAGGAGGCCTCACGGCTCCAGCCCGGCAACCGGGTGCTGCTCATGGGCGTGGGCTCGGGTCTCAACACCGCCATGATGGAGATCCTCTGGTGA
- a CDS encoding alpha/beta fold hydrolase — protein MNRRLPRSGATPALAELPPLGLSGLDPAFSRLLTVRESDGIDTVRTWHVLDNGPELAALGVTPVGTILCVHGNPTWSYLWRRLVTQATDAATRGAEAWRVVAVDQLDMGFSERTGVPRTLARRVLDLADLTDSLAIEGPVVTLGHDWGGSISLGWALDHPGQLAGVMLLNTAVHQPEQHSVPAPLRLALGKGILGVATVVTPAFLETTLALAHPSLDASVKTGYRAPYRGKARRGGIGAFVADIPVDAQHESAPELDRIAAGLLALEVPALLLWGPRDPIFSDRYLDDLLGRMPHADVHRFEGCGHLLAEDADYAGAALTWLGDLPAHGAGAPSGHGAENAPEATSSVVEPAVPASPWAATTVNPLWHYLDELRSSDETALVDMAPGAGASPRVVTWRQLSRQVRRIATGLDRIGVRRGDRVSLLVPPGADLTAVLYACVRIGAIVVVADAGLGLRGLTRAVRGARPDFVIGAVQGLAAARALGWPGTKIATARFPAAVARALGVRHTLAELIELGADEALPDEPGPDDTAAVLFTSGSTGPAKGVVYSHGQLSAVANALFMQYGVGVGTGLVAGFAPFALLGPALGARSVTPDMDVTSPKTLTAVAVAAAVGAIDATVVFLSPAALANVVATADDLVPADHDALRGVRTFLSAGAPVSEPLLAAAARLMPEASAHTPYGMTEGLLMADISLEGIRAASEVDALAAAGPGGVCVGIEAGAVSIRISALDAQGNATGAAGAEANVTGEIVVSAPHVKDHYDRLWLADRASRRAVPADERRWHRTGDVGHLDGAGRLWVEGRLPHVIVTIAGVVTPVGPEQRIESVPTVSRAAVVGVGEPGTQQLVAVVETSPGARRPGLAAESLATAVRASVMVPIAAILVVPHLPTDIRHNSKIDRTLLSHWAAGILGGGRMTQP, from the coding sequence GTGAACCGCCGACTTCCCCGCTCCGGAGCCACCCCCGCGTTGGCCGAGCTGCCTCCGCTCGGGCTCTCCGGTCTCGATCCCGCGTTCTCGCGGCTGCTCACGGTACGCGAAAGCGATGGGATCGACACCGTGCGAACCTGGCACGTGCTCGACAACGGCCCCGAACTGGCCGCGCTGGGCGTCACCCCCGTGGGCACAATTCTGTGCGTGCACGGCAATCCCACGTGGTCGTACCTGTGGCGCCGTCTCGTGACGCAGGCAACGGATGCCGCCACTCGCGGTGCCGAGGCCTGGCGAGTGGTGGCCGTTGACCAACTCGACATGGGCTTCTCGGAACGCACGGGTGTGCCGCGGACTCTCGCGCGGCGCGTGCTGGATCTCGCTGACCTCACCGACTCCCTCGCGATCGAGGGACCGGTCGTCACGTTGGGGCACGACTGGGGTGGCTCCATCTCCCTCGGCTGGGCCCTCGATCACCCCGGGCAGCTTGCCGGAGTCATGCTCCTCAACACCGCCGTGCACCAGCCGGAGCAACACTCCGTTCCCGCTCCGCTGCGCCTGGCCCTCGGCAAGGGTATTCTCGGCGTGGCCACCGTGGTCACGCCCGCCTTCCTGGAGACAACGCTCGCTCTCGCGCATCCGTCTCTCGACGCCAGCGTCAAGACCGGCTACCGGGCGCCGTACCGCGGCAAAGCCCGTCGCGGCGGAATCGGCGCCTTCGTCGCCGACATTCCCGTTGACGCGCAGCACGAAAGTGCCCCGGAACTCGATCGCATTGCTGCGGGGTTGCTCGCGCTCGAGGTGCCCGCGCTACTGCTGTGGGGTCCCCGCGACCCCATCTTCAGCGATCGATACCTCGACGATCTGCTCGGGCGGATGCCGCACGCCGACGTGCACCGCTTCGAGGGCTGCGGTCACCTGCTCGCCGAAGACGCCGACTATGCCGGCGCCGCGCTCACCTGGCTCGGTGACCTTCCTGCGCACGGCGCGGGGGCCCCGAGCGGGCACGGCGCCGAGAACGCACCGGAAGCCACATCGTCCGTGGTCGAGCCCGCAGTGCCCGCCTCCCCGTGGGCCGCTACGACCGTGAACCCCCTCTGGCATTATCTCGACGAACTCCGCTCGAGCGACGAAACCGCCCTCGTCGATATGGCTCCCGGCGCCGGAGCGAGCCCGCGCGTCGTCACCTGGCGCCAGCTCTCCCGTCAGGTGCGCCGGATCGCGACCGGGCTCGACCGCATTGGCGTGCGCCGCGGCGACCGCGTCTCCCTGCTGGTCCCTCCCGGTGCTGACCTCACCGCCGTGCTCTATGCCTGCGTGCGCATAGGCGCGATTGTCGTTGTCGCGGATGCCGGACTCGGCCTGCGCGGACTGACACGCGCCGTGCGCGGCGCCCGTCCCGACTTCGTGATCGGGGCCGTCCAGGGACTCGCCGCCGCGCGCGCGCTCGGTTGGCCGGGAACGAAGATCGCCACCGCACGATTCCCTGCGGCCGTGGCCCGCGCGCTCGGAGTGCGGCACACCCTCGCCGAGCTGATCGAGCTCGGTGCCGACGAAGCCCTGCCCGACGAGCCGGGCCCCGACGACACCGCGGCTGTGCTCTTCACCTCCGGTTCCACCGGCCCGGCCAAGGGCGTTGTCTACTCCCACGGCCAGCTCTCGGCCGTGGCCAACGCACTCTTCATGCAGTACGGCGTTGGCGTGGGAACCGGACTCGTGGCCGGTTTCGCGCCCTTCGCCCTGCTCGGACCCGCGCTCGGCGCCCGATCGGTGACACCGGACATGGACGTGACCTCGCCCAAGACCCTCACCGCCGTCGCGGTGGCCGCGGCCGTTGGGGCCATCGACGCCACCGTCGTGTTCCTCTCCCCGGCCGCGCTCGCCAACGTCGTGGCGACCGCCGACGATCTGGTCCCTGCCGACCATGATGCCCTGCGCGGAGTGCGCACCTTCCTCTCCGCTGGCGCCCCCGTATCGGAGCCCCTGCTCGCCGCCGCCGCACGCCTCATGCCGGAGGCGAGCGCGCATACCCCGTACGGCATGACCGAGGGGCTGCTCATGGCTGATATTTCCCTCGAAGGAATACGTGCAGCCTCCGAGGTCGACGCGCTGGCTGCGGCGGGGCCGGGTGGCGTCTGCGTTGGCATCGAGGCCGGGGCCGTGAGCATCCGCATCTCCGCTCTCGACGCCCAGGGAAACGCCACCGGTGCGGCGGGCGCTGAGGCGAACGTGACGGGCGAGATCGTTGTGTCGGCGCCCCACGTGAAGGACCATTACGACCGTCTCTGGCTCGCCGACCGGGCCAGCCGTCGCGCGGTGCCCGCCGACGAACGTCGATGGCACCGCACCGGCGACGTGGGACATCTCGACGGCGCCGGGCGCCTGTGGGTGGAGGGCCGGCTGCCGCACGTTATTGTCACCATCGCCGGCGTGGTCACCCCAGTGGGTCCGGAACAACGCATTGAATCGGTGCCGACAGTGTCGCGTGCCGCCGTCGTGGGCGTCGGCGAGCCGGGGACGCAGCAGCTCGTTGCCGTCGTCGAGACCTCCCCGGGAGCGCGCCGCCCGGGCCTCGCCGCTGAGTCGCTGGCCACCGCGGTGCGAGCCTCCGTCATGGTGCCGATTGCGGCCATCCTCGTCGTGCCGCACCTGCCGACCGACATTCGTCACAACTCCAAGATCGATCGCACCCTGCTGTCGCACTGGGCCGCGGGCATCCTGGGCGGTGGGCGGATGACCCAGCCGTGA
- a CDS encoding NAD-dependent epimerase/dehydratase family protein: protein MKVLVTGASGFLGRAVAAEIIAAGHSVRTFQRRPSGVAGAEESLGSITAQPDIVHAVTGMDAVVHLAAKVSLAGEPAEFQAVNVDGTRALLTAAADAGASRFVYVSSPSVAHAGASIMGSGAETADPGRARGAYARTKAQAELLALEADSASLAVVAVRPHLVWGPGDTQLIERIVDRARSGRLPLLGHGAALIDTTYIDNAASAIAAALERAPEVHGRSYVITNGEPRPVAELLAGICAAAGVSAPAWRVPALLARGAGSVIEAVWRVRPGTDEPPMTRFLAEQLSTAHWFDQRATRADLRWTPSVSLEEGLARLAVSYRRDMPFVIQAVDGPVQAGL from the coding sequence GTGAAGGTTCTCGTCACCGGAGCGAGCGGCTTTCTCGGCCGGGCCGTGGCCGCCGAGATTATTGCGGCGGGCCACTCCGTGCGCACCTTCCAGCGGCGCCCCTCCGGCGTCGCGGGGGCAGAGGAGTCCCTCGGTTCGATCACCGCGCAGCCGGACATCGTTCATGCCGTGACCGGCATGGACGCCGTGGTTCACCTTGCCGCCAAGGTGTCGCTTGCGGGGGAGCCCGCCGAATTTCAGGCGGTGAACGTTGACGGAACGCGGGCGCTGCTCACGGCGGCAGCGGATGCGGGAGCCTCGCGTTTTGTGTACGTGTCGTCGCCCTCCGTCGCGCACGCCGGCGCGTCGATCATGGGAAGCGGTGCAGAGACCGCAGACCCTGGGCGCGCCCGCGGCGCGTACGCGCGCACCAAGGCTCAGGCCGAACTCCTCGCTCTCGAGGCCGACTCGGCGTCGCTCGCCGTGGTGGCCGTGCGACCCCACCTTGTCTGGGGCCCCGGCGACACGCAACTCATTGAGCGGATCGTGGATCGCGCCCGCTCGGGCAGGCTTCCGTTGCTCGGACACGGCGCCGCACTCATCGACACGACGTACATCGACAATGCGGCGTCGGCGATTGCCGCGGCCCTGGAGCGGGCGCCAGAGGTGCACGGTCGCTCGTATGTGATCACCAACGGCGAGCCGCGCCCGGTGGCCGAACTCCTCGCGGGAATCTGCGCGGCGGCGGGCGTTAGCGCACCGGCCTGGCGCGTTCCCGCCCTGCTCGCGCGGGGGGCCGGGTCCGTCATTGAGGCGGTCTGGCGGGTGCGCCCCGGCACGGACGAGCCGCCGATGACGCGGTTTCTCGCGGAACAGCTCTCGACGGCACACTGGTTCGACCAGCGAGCCACCCGGGCAGACCTGCGGTGGACTCCGTCGGTCAGCCTCGAGGAGGGCCTCGCTCGCCTGGCGGTGTCGTACCGTCGCGACATGCCCTTCGTGATCCAGGCGGTCGACGGGCCCGTTCAGGCTGGACTATGA
- a CDS encoding GntR family transcriptional regulator has product MPESFVTIDPAATMPPFEQIRAQLRQAIRAGRMTPGARLPTVRALATNLGVATNTVARAYRELERDDLIETRGRMGSFVAANGDAAHRHAQEAAAAYAARVDNLGIAPDEALILVTRSLESLTRERS; this is encoded by the coding sequence GTGCCAGAATCCTTCGTCACCATCGATCCCGCAGCGACGATGCCCCCCTTCGAGCAAATTCGCGCACAGCTCAGGCAGGCCATACGAGCAGGCCGCATGACCCCCGGGGCGCGACTGCCCACGGTTCGTGCCCTGGCCACAAACCTCGGAGTCGCCACGAACACCGTCGCCCGCGCCTACCGGGAGCTGGAGCGAGACGATCTGATCGAGACTCGCGGTCGCATGGGGTCCTTCGTTGCGGCGAACGGCGATGCCGCGCACCGCCATGCCCAGGAGGCCGCGGCCGCTTACGCGGCCCGAGTCGACAATCTCGGGATAGCTCCCGATGAGGCGCTCATCCTCGTCACCCGATCCCTCGAGTCCCTCACCCGCGAACGCTCATAG
- a CDS encoding ABC transporter permease has protein sequence MILASGLSEQLVGLLPTLLSVVILMAIVWLVLRGYRTRHPFAPPRALLRGALQLAAISLVLSGIINNPVWVGVGLFVMFAAAVATVTQRIGMSAQHLLSVAAAMGLGVGVTLGVVFAAGAIDFSPRYVLAIGGIVIGNAMSIATLTGRRFRESVGDHWDEVEGWLALGATPRQAARDLAGRAVYFAMIPSTDQTKTTGLVTLPGAFVGAIFGGASPLEAGRFQIVVLAGILCAGSIAGVILMRLISPVRQKPVAARQ, from the coding sequence ATGATCCTTGCGAGCGGCCTCTCCGAGCAGCTCGTCGGGCTATTACCGACCCTTCTCAGCGTGGTCATACTGATGGCCATCGTGTGGCTGGTGCTGCGCGGATATCGCACACGGCATCCGTTTGCCCCGCCGCGGGCCCTGCTGCGCGGTGCGTTGCAGCTGGCGGCGATCAGTCTCGTCCTCAGCGGAATCATCAACAACCCGGTGTGGGTGGGTGTTGGACTCTTCGTGATGTTCGCGGCGGCCGTCGCCACGGTGACGCAGCGGATCGGAATGAGCGCGCAGCACCTGCTCTCGGTCGCCGCAGCGATGGGGCTCGGAGTGGGAGTGACGCTCGGCGTTGTGTTCGCCGCGGGGGCAATCGACTTCTCGCCACGCTATGTGCTCGCGATCGGCGGCATTGTCATTGGTAATGCCATGTCGATCGCGACGCTCACGGGCCGTCGGTTCCGGGAGTCTGTGGGCGACCACTGGGACGAGGTGGAGGGCTGGCTCGCGCTCGGGGCGACGCCGCGGCAGGCCGCGCGGGACCTCGCCGGCCGAGCGGTGTACTTCGCCATGATCCCGTCGACCGACCAGACCAAGACGACGGGACTTGTCACGCTGCCCGGCGCGTTCGTGGGCGCCATCTTCGGCGGGGCGTCACCGCTTGAGGCCGGACGGTTTCAGATCGTGGTGCTCGCCGGCATCCTCTGCGCCGGATCGATCGCGGGTGTCATCCTCATGCGCCTCATCTCGCCGGTGCGGCAGAAACCCGTCGCAGCCCGGCAGTAG
- a CDS encoding Lrp/AsnC family transcriptional regulator, protein MDNLDRSILDLLRQNARAGYGDIGSVVGLSASAVKRRVDRLVADRVIRGFTIQVDPAVDGMGTEAYVELFCRGTVAPEDLLRILSGVPEVVDAGTITGSADAMVHIRARDIPALEIALEKVRLAPNVDHTRSAIVLSRLIHRAAD, encoded by the coding sequence ATGGACAATCTCGATCGCAGCATTCTTGACCTGCTCCGTCAGAACGCGCGGGCGGGATATGGCGATATCGGCTCGGTTGTCGGTCTGTCAGCATCCGCTGTGAAGCGTCGGGTTGATCGTCTCGTCGCGGACCGGGTGATTCGGGGCTTCACGATCCAGGTGGACCCGGCCGTCGACGGCATGGGCACCGAGGCCTATGTGGAGCTGTTCTGTCGCGGCACCGTGGCGCCCGAAGATCTGCTGCGCATTCTCTCCGGCGTGCCGGAAGTTGTTGACGCGGGTACGATCACGGGAAGCGCCGACGCAATGGTACACATTCGCGCGCGCGATATTCCGGCGCTCGAGATCGCCCTGGAAAAGGTGCGGCTCGCCCCGAATGTGGACCACACTCGCAGCGCCATTGTGCTGTCCCGCCTCATCCACCGCGCCGCGGACTAA
- the ddaH gene encoding dimethylargininase: MTINTDTTTVSEIPVRTPVKRTVLMCKPEFFTVVYRINPWMDPALPTNTALAVAQWQTLYDTYVSLGFDVHLIDPIDGLPDMVYAANGGFVIDNHAYGAKFTHVQRQPEGPAYMDWFGANGFDVRVPIETNEGEGDFLLVGDVILAGTGFRSDSNSHAEVASIAARPVITLNLVNPNFYHLDTAIAVLDDTNIAYLPSAFDEPSLAILRERYPDAVIVTEEDAAILGLNSYSDGYNVVIAARAKDFERQLRARGYNPIGVDLSELLLGGGGVKCCTLELRR, encoded by the coding sequence ATGACCATCAACACCGACACCACCACCGTTTCAGAGATCCCCGTTCGCACACCGGTCAAGCGCACCGTGCTCATGTGCAAGCCGGAATTCTTCACCGTGGTCTACCGCATCAACCCGTGGATGGACCCCGCGCTGCCCACCAACACCGCGCTCGCCGTTGCGCAGTGGCAGACGCTCTACGACACCTACGTGAGCCTCGGCTTCGACGTGCACCTCATCGACCCGATCGACGGACTGCCTGACATGGTCTACGCGGCCAACGGCGGCTTTGTGATTGACAACCACGCCTACGGCGCCAAGTTCACCCACGTGCAACGCCAGCCGGAAGGCCCCGCATACATGGACTGGTTCGGCGCCAACGGCTTCGACGTTCGCGTCCCCATCGAGACGAACGAGGGCGAGGGCGACTTCCTGCTCGTGGGCGATGTGATTCTGGCCGGAACCGGATTTCGCAGCGACTCGAACAGCCACGCAGAAGTCGCGTCCATTGCCGCACGCCCGGTCATCACGCTCAACCTCGTGAACCCGAACTTTTACCACCTCGACACCGCCATTGCCGTGCTCGACGACACGAACATCGCCTACCTTCCGAGCGCGTTCGACGAGCCCAGTCTCGCCATTCTGCGCGAGCGCTACCCGGATGCCGTCATCGTGACGGAGGAGGACGCCGCCATTCTCGGCCTCAACTCCTACTCCGACGGCTACAACGTGGTCATCGCCGCCCGGGCGAAGGACTTCGAGCGCCAGCTGCGCGCCCGCGGCTACAACCCGATCGGTGTCGACCTCTCCGAGCTGCTGCTCGGTGGCGGCGGCGTCAAGTGCTGCACGCTCGAGCTGCGCCGCTAA
- the rocD gene encoding ornithine--oxo-acid transaminase codes for MVPIDAADDASLAPIALEAEHAAHNYHPLEVVVSSGDGAWVTDVNGRRYLDCLAAYSAVNFGHSNPVLLDAARAQLGRITLTSRAFYNDQLGPFVTALAELCGKDMVLPMNTGVEAVESAIKVARAWGYRVKGVAADQANIIVATGNFHGRTTTIVSFSDDESARSGFGPFTPGFRIVPFGDAAALEAAIDENTVAVLIEPIQGEAGIVVPPAEYLPSVREITTRHNVLFIADEIQSGLGRTGATFACDLVGVVPDLYLLGKALGGGIVPVSAVVGNVDVLGVLQPGEHGSTFGGNPLAAAVGLAVVKMLATGEYQERARSLGQRLHAGLTALVGQGVVEVRGAGLWAGIDIDPDLAPGREVCEALLARGVLAKDTHGSTIRLAPPLVVSADDVDWAVEQVAAVLAELRAR; via the coding sequence ATGGTTCCGATCGACGCCGCCGACGATGCATCCCTCGCTCCGATTGCCCTCGAGGCGGAGCACGCTGCGCACAACTATCACCCGCTCGAGGTCGTCGTCTCCTCGGGCGATGGTGCGTGGGTGACCGACGTCAACGGTCGCCGCTACCTGGACTGCCTCGCGGCCTACTCCGCCGTGAACTTCGGTCACTCAAACCCGGTGCTGCTCGATGCCGCCCGAGCACAGCTCGGTCGCATCACCCTCACGAGCCGTGCGTTCTACAACGACCAGCTCGGTCCCTTTGTCACCGCGCTGGCCGAGCTGTGTGGCAAAGACATGGTGCTGCCCATGAACACGGGCGTCGAGGCGGTCGAGTCCGCCATCAAGGTGGCCAGGGCGTGGGGCTACCGGGTCAAGGGCGTCGCTGCCGACCAGGCCAACATCATTGTGGCGACCGGCAACTTCCATGGTCGCACCACGACGATCGTGAGCTTCTCCGACGATGAGTCGGCGCGCAGCGGCTTCGGCCCGTTCACCCCGGGGTTCCGAATCGTGCCCTTCGGCGATGCCGCCGCCCTCGAAGCGGCCATCGACGAGAACACGGTTGCCGTGCTGATTGAGCCGATCCAGGGGGAGGCCGGCATTGTCGTGCCGCCGGCGGAGTACCTGCCGAGCGTGCGCGAGATCACGACGCGGCACAACGTGCTGTTCATCGCGGACGAGATCCAGTCCGGCCTCGGCCGCACCGGAGCGACATTCGCCTGCGACCTCGTGGGCGTCGTGCCCGACCTCTACCTGCTCGGCAAAGCACTCGGCGGCGGAATTGTTCCCGTCTCCGCCGTCGTCGGCAACGTCGACGTGCTCGGGGTGCTCCAGCCCGGCGAGCACGGCTCCACATTCGGCGGAAACCCCCTCGCGGCCGCCGTGGGGCTCGCGGTCGTGAAGATGCTGGCCACCGGCGAATACCAGGAGCGCGCCCGCTCCCTCGGCCAGCGGCTGCACGCCGGGCTCACCGCCCTCGTGGGACAGGGCGTTGTCGAGGTGCGCGGTGCTGGACTCTGGGCCGGAATCGATATTGACCCCGACCTCGCTCCGGGCCGCGAGGTCTGCGAGGCGCTCCTCGCGCGCGGTGTGCTGGCCAAGGACACGCACGGGTCCACCATTCGACTCGCCCCGCCGCTCGTGGTCTCCGCCGACGACGTGGACTGGGCCGTCGAGCAGGTCGCCGCCGTCCTCGCGGAGCTTCGCGCCAGGTAG
- a CDS encoding acetylxylan esterase yields the protein MYTDLPEADLRRYVSEQVDPADFDAFWAETLTDAATHDLNVTVIPVDTGLATLDVFDVTFAGFAGQPIKAWLRVPAGATEPLPTIVQFHGYGRGRGQSYENLLWASAGFAHFEMDLRGQGWGGSTSDTPDEAGSGPQAPGFLTRGVDSKETYYFRRLYTDAVRAVEAARSLDVVDAARVGVMGVSQGGGLALAAAGLVPDLAAVVARVPFLCDFPRASVITDAHPYRELGIYLSTNRLNTARAHDTLSYFDGVNFAKRARAPMTMTAALMDPICPPSTVFAAYNNYAGPKQITVWPYNGHEGGAWEDDALTLTAFREHLRQGSGRPGGTAVPESDRWA from the coding sequence ATGTACACCGACCTGCCCGAAGCTGACCTCCGCCGCTACGTCAGCGAACAGGTCGACCCCGCCGACTTCGACGCTTTCTGGGCCGAAACGCTCACCGACGCCGCCACTCATGACCTCAATGTGACCGTCATTCCCGTCGACACCGGCCTCGCGACCCTTGACGTGTTCGACGTGACGTTCGCGGGGTTTGCCGGGCAGCCGATCAAGGCGTGGCTGCGGGTGCCCGCCGGAGCGACCGAGCCGCTGCCGACCATCGTGCAGTTTCACGGCTACGGTCGCGGCCGGGGGCAGAGTTACGAGAACCTGCTGTGGGCATCCGCCGGCTTCGCGCACTTTGAGATGGACCTGCGCGGGCAGGGTTGGGGTGGCAGCACGAGCGACACCCCCGACGAGGCCGGCAGTGGACCGCAGGCTCCGGGGTTTCTGACCCGCGGCGTCGACTCGAAGGAAACCTACTACTTCCGTCGGCTGTACACGGATGCCGTGCGTGCGGTCGAGGCCGCCCGAAGCCTCGACGTCGTGGATGCGGCGCGCGTGGGTGTGATGGGCGTAAGCCAGGGTGGTGGCCTTGCGCTGGCCGCGGCCGGGCTCGTTCCCGATCTGGCGGCGGTTGTGGCGCGGGTGCCTTTTCTGTGCGATTTTCCCCGGGCGTCGGTGATCACCGACGCGCACCCGTATCGGGAACTCGGCATCTACCTCTCCACGAATCGCCTGAACACGGCCCGGGCGCACGACACGCTCTCGTACTTTGACGGCGTCAACTTCGCCAAGCGCGCGCGGGCGCCGATGACCATGACCGCGGCGCTCATGGACCCGATCTGCCCGCCGTCCACGGTGTTCGCGGCGTACAACAACTATGCGGGACCCAAGCAGATCACGGTGTGGCCGTACAACGGGCACGAGGGAGGCGCGTGGGAGGACGACGCGCTCACCCTCACTGCTTTCCGGGAGCACCTCCGCCAGGGTTCCGGCCGACCTGGCGGGACAGCGGTGCCCGAATCGGACAGGTGGGCCTGA
- a CDS encoding alpha-hydroxy acid oxidase, which translates to MVQRRIPKIKDLAPLMRFKTPELDARKRRLDAALTIYDLRDIAKRRTPTAAFDYTDGAAEAELSLGRARQAFEDIEFKPSILRDVSTVSTGWDVLGASVAQPFGIAPTGFTRMMQTEGEIAGARAAARAGIPFSLSTMGTTSIEDVKAASPQGRNWFQLYMWKDRDRSIALVDRAAKAGYDTLLVTVDVPVAGARLRDKRNGFSIPPALTLGTVANALPRPEWWINFLTTEPLSFASLDRSSGTVAELIDSMFDPSVTFEDLAWIKAQWPGKIVVKGVQTLEDAKRLVDLGVDGITLSNHGGRQLDRAPIPFHLLPQVAREVGAHTEVHLDTGIMSGADIVASVALGARFTMIGRAYLYGLMAGGEAGVDRTIQILSEQISRTMRLLGVNALEELNPTHVTQLARLTPIAANAVAAAEAAPARTSPARKPAVRA; encoded by the coding sequence ATGGTTCAACGACGCATCCCCAAGATCAAAGACCTCGCCCCGCTGATGAGATTCAAGACGCCGGAGCTCGACGCGAGGAAGCGCCGCCTCGACGCCGCGCTGACCATCTACGACCTGCGCGACATTGCCAAACGGCGCACGCCCACGGCCGCGTTCGACTACACCGACGGCGCCGCCGAGGCTGAGCTCTCGCTGGGCCGGGCGCGCCAGGCCTTCGAGGACATCGAGTTCAAGCCGTCGATCCTGCGCGACGTCTCGACTGTCTCGACCGGCTGGGACGTGCTCGGTGCGTCGGTGGCCCAGCCATTCGGCATCGCCCCGACCGGCTTCACCCGGATGATGCAGACCGAGGGCGAGATCGCGGGTGCCCGCGCGGCGGCCAGGGCCGGCATCCCGTTCTCGCTGTCGACGATGGGGACGACCTCGATCGAGGACGTCAAAGCCGCCAGCCCCCAGGGACGCAACTGGTTCCAGCTGTACATGTGGAAGGACCGCGACCGCTCGATAGCCCTCGTCGATCGCGCCGCGAAGGCCGGGTACGACACCCTGCTCGTGACCGTCGACGTGCCCGTGGCCGGCGCCCGACTGCGCGACAAGCGCAACGGTTTCTCGATTCCGCCGGCACTCACGCTCGGCACGGTCGCCAATGCGCTGCCCCGCCCGGAGTGGTGGATCAACTTCCTCACGACCGAGCCGCTCTCCTTCGCGAGCCTCGACCGCTCGAGCGGCACCGTCGCCGAGCTGATCGACTCCATGTTCGACCCCAGCGTGACCTTCGAGGACCTCGCCTGGATCAAGGCGCAGTGGCCGGGCAAGATTGTCGTCAAGGGCGTGCAGACCCTCGAAGACGCCAAGCGCCTCGTGGACCTCGGCGTCGACGGCATCACGCTGTCCAACCACGGCGGCCGCCAGCTCGACCGGGCACCGATCCCGTTCCACCTGCTGCCGCAGGTCGCGCGCGAGGTGGGCGCGCACACGGAGGTGCACCTCGACACGGGCATCATGTCGGGAGCTGACATCGTGGCATCCGTTGCCCTCGGCGCCCGCTTCACGATGATCGGTCGCGCGTACCTCTACGGACTCATGGCCGGCGGCGAGGCCGGGGTCGACCGCACGATTCAGATCCTCTCCGAACAGATCAGTCGCACCATGCGCCTGCTCGGCGTGAACGCGCTCGAAGAGCTGAACCCCACACACGTCACCCAGCTCGCGCGGCTCACGCCGATCGCGGCGAACGCCGTGGCCGCCGCAGAGGCCGCGCCCGCCCGCACGTCACCGGCCCGGAAGCCGGCCGTGCGCGCCTGA